The DNA window ACTTGTTGTGGTTTACGCGGGCGTAGGGGATGCGGGCTTGCGCTGCGCTCGTTGGCACCATGAAAAGCCGCTGTAGGGAGTGAGGAGACCGTCACCCCCGGAAATattgcccaccagcactccgTGGCTGTGCCGTGATACCCACCACCTCCACGCTGTAGCGGGTCCGGTTatcagccacagcagcaaggGATTTGAGGAAGGGGAACATGGTCACTTGGCTGTGCTGCCAACAACCTGCCAACAACCGGACCTTGACCCGGCGTTCAAAGATGGCTTTCCGCAGACGGTTATCGATTGCTGGCCAAAATCTGGGGAGGGAAAGCGGTTAGGCATCACTGGTGCTGGCAAGCCAGGGTTGGTGTAGGACCATACAGACCTTTGGGGGTGGGAGAATTCGGTGGTGGGTAGGTAGCTCATCACGGCAACATCCACAAAGTCCTCAGCAGTGTCGATGACATTGAGGAGGGCGCCAAGATCCTGTGTCcgaccagcagcacagagggctggtggggagctcTGCTGGGAATCATTGGTGATGGATCAAACACCAGCACAGCCGATCCTCGGCACCAAGAAAATCAACCAGGTGGATCAGGGACGTACTGAGAAATAGACAGCGGCATCGGTGTCGTTGAGCTTCAACTCCAGTGGCGTCTCCATGTTGTAAGTGGTGGAATAATTTGCTGGCCATGGTACCGGGATGGAAGCATCAGGAACACCAAGAGCCCAATAAGCTTCAAAAATTTTGCCTAAATCTTTGGCCAAGCAGCTGCAGTTGTAGACAGCGGTGCCAAGCTCCTTCACCTGCAGCATGGTGGCACCGTCACCCCTCTCCAACACCCTAAGTCCCATCTTACAGCATCGAGCATTCCCttgatggggagggggggttggttttgggaTTGACACGGTGCCCTCAGCAGAGGTTTAGCACCGTCCAGTGGTACCACGGTGTTGCTCACCTGGGTCAAAGATCTCCAGTCCATGTTGGCGCTGCCAATGTAGAGGTGGGTGCCATCAACGAGCCAAAACTTGGTGTGCAGCACACCGCCAGTGAGCCGTGGCATATCGATGGTGCGCACCATAGCACCTGCGTGACCACAAGTTGGGCAGCTCCCACTCAAAatcctccccacccaccccccacccccccccaatTCTGGGGGTTTCCCATCACTCACCACTCCGCTCCAATGCTTGGAGATCATTCAGCGGGGATTTTGCAGACGGGTGGCTGACAGCGATTCGGACAGCGACGCCACGCTGGGATAATTGGAGGAGTTCTTCCAGGATTTGCTCACCCTGAATCAGCACGTggtttgaggggaaaaaagggacaaaaaacctattaaaaataatgggaaGGCAGGAAAATGGCACCTGGAGCCAGGTTTGATCAGCAGAATCGGAGCAGTGATGTGCCGGCAGCACAGACCTGGGCAGCGGAGAGTTCATGTGTCCGTGTGTCCTCGTTGGTCATGGTCCAGTAGAAGGAGGCGATGTCCAGGCTGTGGGTGACGGTCCCCAAGAGGTTCATCCATGTGGAGAAGGTGGATGGATTCAGCACGGAACCTTCACTGAAGGTCATTCCCTCAGGGATGCTCTCCACCAGGACGATCCTTTGGTGGAAATTTGGTTGCACCAAGATGACAAGGGTCTCAGGGGACCGTCACCACCCCCTCCCTGTGACCCCATCTTACCGGCACGCATCACCGCAGGACCTGGCATCACCGTCGGCACCACTGCCAAGCGCTGAGCTCAGACGGAGATTGAAGAACAGGAAGAAGATGAGGATGAAGAGGGTGAGGAGGATGGCAAGGAGCAACACGCCgtgggagcactgggatggAGAGGGGGCAGCGGCACCCAGAAATGAAGGAATTTATTAGTTTATGGGGTTTCAAGCCACTCCTGAAATGGGTGGGATCTGGCAAGGGACGGCGCAGGATCCAGCTGGCACCAAAGCCACTCCCTGGAGATTTGGGGGTGTTACCTTTGGTGGGAAGTGGGTGGGCTGCTCCGCAGGGTCCTCCAGTGACTCCAGCTGTGATGGGGGGCAGAGAattggggtgggtgggggaacCTCAAACCAATGGGGGGTCTGATTTCGGgatattcccccccccccccctaaaatGCCCAGGATCCCCAGGGGAAAAGTGCTTCCCCCCCAGTATTACCAGAGGTCCCCATGGGGTACAGGGTCTGGGTGGAAATGGGGAGCATGGGGTGTGCTGGTTGTAGGATGCTGGGCAGAGGGCTATGGAGCCCCCCACTTTGGGGTTGTAGGGTGCTAGGTGGGGGCTACAGGGCCGCTCACTTTGGGGTTGTAGGGTGCTGGGGCAAAGAAGGGGCCCATGGGGCCTTCCCAATTTGGGATTTTAGGGTGCCATACCTGCTTGTAGGTGCTGTCAGGCTTCATCCCAGCGTGGAACACGGCAAACCGGATTTCTCCCAACATGCCCGGACAGAAGAGACACAACCCCTCCAGGGTGCGGCACAGCCAGGATTTGGGattttgaggggggggggggggggggataagGGGAAAGACCCCCAAAAACCTGGGTGGGGCAGAGGATTTCCTAGCTGACTCACAGGATCGGGGCACTCACGTGCTGCAAAAACCCgtctggggtggggagaggaagtGCCCgatccctccccacccccaccccccatccaCTGGGGCTGATCCCTCCCCAGGAATAGGGTGGGGCTCCCCAGTTTTAGGGTACTGAGGTGCCCCACCGGCACCACCACCCCGTGTCTCAGGGACCCCACAAAAAGGGAGTGCGGAGTCCCAGGGATGAGCCCCCCAGAAACCCTGCcctgtttgtttttggttgtttttttttttttttttgggggggggggggggagtctGGCTGGGGTGGCTAAGCTCGGTCTGGTGCCACCCCCCTGGCTCAGCTGGATTTGGGGGTGTCAGGGCTGTGTTGCGGTGTTAAGATGATGTTTAGAGCCAGGGTCAGGGTGACATTTGGGGGTTGTTTAGGCCCAGGGACATGTTTAGAGCTGGCTTTGGGGCCAGGGACATGTTTAGGCCTGAGTTTAGGACCAAGTTTGGGCCGGGGACATATTTAGGGCTGGGTTTAGGGTCAGGGACATGTTTAGGGCTGGGTTTAGGACCAGGTTTAAGGCCAGGGACACATTTAGGGCCAGATTTAGGGTCAGGGACATATTTAGGGTCGGGTTTAGGGCCAGGTTTAAAGCCAGGGACTCGTTTAGGGCCAGGTTTGGGCCAGGGATGTGTTTAGGGACAGGTTTAAGGCCAGGGACACATTTAGGGCCAGATTTAGGGTCAGGGACATATTTAGGGTCGGGTTTAGGGCCAGGTTTAAAGCCAGGGACTCGTTTAGGGCCAGGTTTGGGCCAGGGATGTGTTTAGGGCCAGGTTTAAAGCCAGGGACACATTTAGGGCCAGATTTAGGGTCAGGGACATATTTAAGGTCGGGTTTAGGGCCAGGTTTAAAGCCAGGGACTCGTTTAGGGCCAGGTTTGGGCCAGGGATGTGTTTAGGGACAGGTTTAAGGCCAGGGACATGTTTAAGGCTGGGTTTAGGGCCACTGACATGTTTAGGGCTGGGTTTGGGCCAGGGACATGTTTAGGGACAGATTCAAAGGCAGCGACATACTCAGAGCCAGGTTTAGGGCCAGGGACATATTTAGGGTCAGGTTTAAGGCCAGGGACAGGTTTAGAACCAAGTTTTAAGGCCAAGGACACATTTAGGGCTGGGTTTAGGCCCAGGCTTGGGCTAGGGCCGAGTTTAGGACGAGGTTTAAGGCCAGGACCGGGTTTAGAGCCGGCTTTGGGCCCAGCTTTGGGGCCTGGGCCGGGTTTAGGCACAGGGCCGGGTTTCGGCTCAATGCCGCGGCTCCAGGGGTGCCCCCCCCGTACACACGCACGCACCCCCGTACCGGAGACCTCGGCGTCCGCGGGGGCGGCtgttcgggggggggggggggggggggggggggcgccctCGGTCCTCCGACCACTCTATGGTTGCCCCGCCCCTTTACTGGAGGTGGCCCCGGGCTGGCGGCGCTCTGGGCCGGCCCGCGACGTCACTTCCGGCGCTCTGTGACGGCAGCTTCCGGtggggcccggcccggcggcggcgggatgGGACGCGGCGGGAGGGGAGAggtgaggaggggcagggggaaggggaggggggtgagggggtggggagtggcGCCGTGGGGCAGGACGGAGAAGGGGAcggggtgaggagcaggaggcggggggaggaggcggggggtgtggggcaggaggagggggcaggagggaaggcgacggggtgtggggcaggagggggccgTGGGGGGCCGTGGGTCAGGCCGCGGTGCAGTGGGACAGGAGGTGATGCCGTGGGGCAGGCatggggctgcagccaccctgccctggggtgctctctcctgctctctcAGCAGGCTGCTCCGGGTGCTGCCGCCTAACGCACCCCGCGTCTTCCCGCTCCGCCATGGTGTCCGTCACAATGGGTAAGGCCCGgcgcccccctgcccctgcgcCAGAACAGCCCCAAATGGCTctaaaaaccccacagaattTATATTTCCAACCGGGCAACCGCCCCCACCGCCACTGCCGCCATTCCAGGAGCCATTTCTCTCCTGATCTTGTTAATCACACGGCGACAGCTGCGAATGCCTGGAACAAGCTGCTTGGCCAGCACCTGCCAAAACCCAGCCAAacctcctccccccccttttcccttccccccttaattttcccttttccatggcttttttgttgtttttttcagcgACATCCGAATGGATTCAGTTTTTCAAGGAAGCTGGGATCCCCCCAGGCCCCGCTGTCAATTACGCCGTCATGTTTGTGGATAACAGGTGAGGTCGGCAATGAGGCAGTGTGACGTCacagggtgggggagggggaaataagCACCAGAAAATCCCCCCAGTGtcaaggaaggaaggaattaaaTTATCATCTCACTCCTTGATAAattatatgatttatttatctGCACTGAGCTTCTTTTCGTTATCGGTGTTTCCTTGACGGTAGCATCCGAACGCAGGTTGGGGATATCACAGCGCGTAATTAATTGGAGCTTGTAACGAGGGGAAACCTCCCTGAATCTTTGCTTCCCACAGGATCCAGAAAAACATGTTGCTGGATCTGAACAAGGAGATCATGAACGAGCTGGGCATCACAGTGGTGGGAGACATTATTGCCATCCTCAAACACGCCAAAATCGTGTACAGGCAGGTAAGGGAAAGCCTCACCAGCTCGCTAACTTAACAAAGTTTTGCCTCGAGGTTCCTCGTTTGCCTTGGAAGAGCCTGAGGGAAAAGCCGCTGCCATGTTTTTTTGTCCCGCAGGAGATGTGCAAGGCGGCCACCGAATTGCTCTGCCCTAGCTCCCCCAACGTTCAAGCCGAGCTACGCCGCAATGCCAGCAGTGGTGAGCATGCCCGGGAGGTTTTCAGGCAGTTAAATCCCCTCCCCTCATTAACAAGGTGGATTAATTACCTGGAAAACAAAGGGTTGAAACATTGGTTGCCTTCCCCACCATTCCAGGGGGGAGGAGCGCTTGGGAATTTAGCCGATAAGACAGACATGGGGAGTTTAAAACCTGTCCCTCCCCTTCCAGCTGCCAGCCGAATGATCACCAACAGCTTGAGCAGGGACCCGCCACCCGCTGCCCCCCTCCGACAGCGGCCCCACACTTCCAAAATCTCCGTCACCGTCTCCAACAAACTGGCTGCCACAAAGGCAGGTAGGAAGGGCGATGGATCCTGGCGGAAACACCAACATTTCCTgggatttgggattttttttcccattaaatgcccccccccccccccccccccccccccccagttgaATTTTTGGCTCTGGCTGTGGGGGTTTTGGGAGTTAATGGCATGATATCCTTGTCTCTGGAATGGAGTTATCCTTGTCTCTGGAATGGAGAGAGGCGGAATCTGAGGGGTGGATCCCTTGGTGGGTATGGAATCAGCCGGTCGCACTCCAGCTCGATGTCTGGGTGGAAACCAGTGACAGGCAGGGTCTCTGAGATATCCATACTGGCACCCGTATGATTAAACACCAGCATCGGGAATACAGGCAGCGGGATCGAGTGCAGCCACAGCCAGTTTGGGAGTGATCCCAAGCTGTGGACAGGGAGTTGATGCTCCAGAGGGAAGGGATCCATCCAGAGGAAcagcctggagaggaaaaaacttgggggggggggagttaaAACAGCCTTGCAGGGGGCTACAGGAATGCCAGGGGGGTCTTTATCAGAGAATGTAGGGACAGGATGAGGGAAAAATGTGTTAAATTGGAAGAGGGGAGATTTGCCACGGAAATTCTTGGCTGTGAGGGTGATGggacgggctgcccagagaagcgttggacccccctgccctgggagggTTAAGTCCAGGTCAGAGGGCGCTGGGAGCAGTGGGATGTGTCCCTGCCCGCGGCAGGCGGTGAATCATCTTTAAGGTCCATTCCAGCCCAAACGATCCATGATTTTATGGTTGGGAATAGCTAAAGGCGGCAGGGAGGGTGTTTGTGGAAGCCCCAGCGCTGCAGGAATTCTGTCAGTACCAAAGCAGCTGGTCTCGGAGCTCACTGGAGCCTGCGATTGCGCCCAAGTGCTCGTGAAACCTTTTCACCCCTTCCATCTGGTGAGCTCTCTGTTCGCTCCTCCTTCATCCTGCCAGGTTTGGGCGACATGGCAGATGGAAATCCAACGATCCCGGCGAAACGACGGCGGGTGACAGCGGAAATGGAAGGGAAGTACATCATCAACATGCCCAAGGGCACCACGCCAAGGACAAAGAAAATCCTGGAGCAGCAAGCGGCCAAAGGTATCACGGCAGGGGGATTTGATCTTcgttttcttttccagaagccCACTTTAGCCTGTTGTTGCAAATCCCACAAGGATTTTCATATCCAGAGGGTTATTGGGTCAAAATTCTGTTATTCCAAGGATATATTAACTCACCATGAGGTGTAAAGGTCCCACTGGTGTCTATTCAAGCCTTGGGGAAAAAGGGGACGGGTGGCCGTTCACCTGCTTTTATCCAGTGGATTTGATTTTCCTGGGCGCCCCAATGGCAGGATGGGGCTGAAAGGCTGCAAGCTCTCAGCGCTAACCCCGGTGGAGATTCATTTTCGCGGAAAACCTCCAAAACGatgttttcttgaaaactgCAGGTCTGCAGAGGACATCTGTCTTCGACCGGCTGGGAGCCGAGGCAAAAGCAGACACAACCACAGGAGGGAAGGTGAGAGGACATGGGGTTTTCAGCTGCGGCTCCATTTCACCATCACTTTCGGGACCCCCACTGAGATCCTGACAAGGAGGGGCCTTTCCCTGAAGATTATTTCGGGATTTGCAGCTGCCCGCTTGCTGCGGAGGGGCTGCAGAAACCTTGAAATAACCAGGAAAATGGTGGGGAGACAGCACAGAGAAGCAGGGTAGTGCCCCCAAAGGCAAGCGGATCCCCAGTCCGTGGGTGATCCCTGtcagcacttctgttttcaccCTTTTCATGGGGGATACAGGCAGGTTTTTTCCCATCTCTGGAGgcaaaaatctctttatttGGGGATTCAAAGAAGTTTTTTACCCCCATCAGCACTTTTCACCCCTTTAATGAGGGATACAGGAGAGGTTTTTCACTCCTCTGGATGCAAAAAACTCTTCATTTGGGGATTcagattttttctctcctctggaGGTAAAAACCTCTGTGTGGAAGCCTTGGGGCGTAAAACAAGTTGCAGGCTCAGCCCctccaaaaaaattaaagaggaaaTACAATTTTGTAGGCAATTTACAGAGCGATTTTACAGCCTAGTTATTAAttgctgcagttttgctttgtggGTGAGGTCAGCATCTATCCCGGTGCCAAAAtttgggggggaaggggaagggaagcatGAATCAAGCACCCAGAGTGCGGGTGCAGGAGCTGACGGGCTCCCCCCCCTCCTTATTTCCCAGCCCACAGGGGTCTTCAGCAGACTGGGTGACACCTTGGGGACCAACAGGGACAAAGCCACTGACAGTGACGACGACTGCTCTGTCCTCCAGTACGCCGGCGTCCtaaaaaaactcacaaaaccTCCCCGTAAGGAAAGCGCCGAGCCGACAGGAGGGACCGTCAAGGCGAAAGCCACCAGTTCAGAAGCCAAACTGGTCACCACCACCGCCACCCAACGGCTCAGCCAGAGGAACATCGCCACTGCCGCAGTGAAACCGTCATCTAAAATCAGCGTCATCGGCATTACGGCGGTGCCAGTGGAAGCCCAGGATGGCGACGTCAGCAGCACAAAGGATAAAAACGATCCCGAATTTCGGGTGACAATcaaaaggacctgggggtgtgGCAAGGTCAGCAGCACCAGCGAACCCCCTGGCGCTCAGATGGACAGCACCGGCACCGTCAGCGTCTTCAAACGCTTGGGGAAGAAACCGGATTGATCCTGCGGGGCGTTTTCCACTTACCCCATCCCCTTCCCGAGGGTCGCCCGCCGTCCCCCCCCATCCTGTTTATTCCCCCACAAGAACCGGCAGAGTCTCATCCAGCCTCCCTCCTCGCCAGTCGCACGGGGAAGCGACACTGGATCACACGGGGAAAGGTTTAATCCCACAGGGAATGACAGATCCCGTGGGAAaacagaggagggaagagggggggaagaCCCCTTCCAAACAAATTTCATTTCCTACCTGCCGGGCATCCTCGCCTGCAAAACCAGAGGGTGCGAGGCCAAGTCATtgctctctcccagcagcaccgaaacctcttcccccccccccccgctccgttattttcttcccttctgcaggtTCTTTCCTGTATTTAGGAATTCTGACCCAGAGAACTCCATACAGAG is part of the Falco naumanni isolate bFalNau1 chromosome 25, bFalNau1.pat, whole genome shotgun sequence genome and encodes:
- the PLD3 gene encoding 5'-3' exonuclease PLD3 isoform X2; this translates as MLGEIRFAVFHAGMKPDSTYKQLESLEDPAEQPTHFPPKCSHGVLLLAILLTLFILIFFLFFNLRLSSALGSGADGDARSCGDACRIVLVESIPEGMTFSEGSVLNPSTFSTWMNLLGTVTHSLDIASFYWTMTNEDTRTHELSAAQGEQILEELLQLSQRGVAVRIAVSHPSAKSPLNDLQALERSGAMVRTIDMPRLTGGVLHTKFWLVDGTHLYIGSANMDWRSLTQVKELGTAVYNCSCLAKDLGKIFEAYWALGVPDASIPVPWPANYSTTYNMETPLELKLNDTDAAVYFSSSPPALCAAGRTQDLGALLNVIDTAEDFVDVAVMSYLPTTEFSHPQRFWPAIDNRLRKAIFERRVKVRLLAGCWQHSQVTMFPFLKSLAAVADNRTRYSVEVRLFMVPTSAAQARIPYARVNHNKYMVTEKAAYIGTSNWSGDYFARTAGSALVVNQVVKQTGAGTAAGTSTIREELQAVFERDWNSQYSVDISDAEQWENFCGFR
- the PLD3 gene encoding 5'-3' exonuclease PLD3 isoform X1, translating into MLGEIRFAVFHAGMKPDSTYKQLESLEDPAEQPTHFPPKCSHGVLLLAILLTLFILIFFLFFNLRLSSALGSGADGDARSCGDACRIVLVESIPEGMTFSEGSVLNPSTFSTWMNLLGTVTHSLDIASFYWTMTNEDTRTHELSAAQGEQILEELLQLSQRGVAVRIAVSHPSAKSPLNDLQALERSGAMVRTIDMPRLTGGVLHTKFWLVDGTHLYIGSANMDWRSLTQVKELGTAVYNCSCLAKDLGKIFEAYWALGVPDASIPVPWPANYSTTYNMETPLELKLNDTDAAVYFSQSSPPALCAAGRTQDLGALLNVIDTAEDFVDVAVMSYLPTTEFSHPQRFWPAIDNRLRKAIFERRVKVRLLAGCWQHSQVTMFPFLKSLAAVADNRTRYSVEVRLFMVPTSAAQARIPYARVNHNKYMVTEKAAYIGTSNWSGDYFARTAGSALVVNQVVKQTGAGTAAGTSTIREELQAVFERDWNSQYSVDISDAEQWENFCGFR
- the C25H19orf47 gene encoding uncharacterized protein C19orf47 homolog isoform X2 produces the protein MGLQPPCPGVLSPALSAGCSGCCRLTHPASSRSAMVSVTMATSEWIQFFKEAGIPPGPAVNYAVMFVDNRIQKNMLLDLNKEIMNELGITVVGDIIAILKHAKIVYRQEMCKAATELLCPSSPNVQAELRRNASSAASRMITNSLSRDPPPAAPLRQRPHTSKISVTVSNKLAATKAGLGDMADGNPTIPAKRRRVTAEMEGKYIINMPKGTTPRTKKILEQQAAKGLQRTSVFDRLGAEAKADTTTGGKYAGVLKKLTKPPRKESAEPTGGTVKAKATSSEAKLVTTTATQRLSQRNIATAAVKPSSKISVIGITAVPVEAQDGDVSSTKDKNDPEFRVTIKRTWGCGKVSSTSEPPGAQMDSTGTVSVFKRLGKKPD
- the C25H19orf47 gene encoding uncharacterized protein C19orf47 homolog isoform X1; its protein translation is MGLQPPCPGVLSPALSAGCSGCCRLTHPASSRSAMVSVTMATSEWIQFFKEAGIPPGPAVNYAVMFVDNRIQKNMLLDLNKEIMNELGITVVGDIIAILKHAKIVYRQEMCKAATELLCPSSPNVQAELRRNASSAASRMITNSLSRDPPPAAPLRQRPHTSKISVTVSNKLAATKAGLGDMADGNPTIPAKRRRVTAEMEGKYIINMPKGTTPRTKKILEQQAAKGLQRTSVFDRLGAEAKADTTTGGKPTGVFSRLGDTLGTNRDKATDSDDDCSVLQYAGVLKKLTKPPRKESAEPTGGTVKAKATSSEAKLVTTTATQRLSQRNIATAAVKPSSKISVIGITAVPVEAQDGDVSSTKDKNDPEFRVTIKRTWGCGKVSSTSEPPGAQMDSTGTVSVFKRLGKKPD
- the C25H19orf47 gene encoding uncharacterized protein C19orf47 homolog isoform X3; the encoded protein is MVSVTMATSEWIQFFKEAGIPPGPAVNYAVMFVDNRIQKNMLLDLNKEIMNELGITVVGDIIAILKHAKIVYRQEMCKAATELLCPSSPNVQAELRRNASSAASRMITNSLSRDPPPAAPLRQRPHTSKISVTVSNKLAATKAGLGDMADGNPTIPAKRRRVTAEMEGKYIINMPKGTTPRTKKILEQQAAKGLQRTSVFDRLGAEAKADTTTGGKPTGVFSRLGDTLGTNRDKATDSDDDCSVLQYAGVLKKLTKPPRKESAEPTGGTVKAKATSSEAKLVTTTATQRLSQRNIATAAVKPSSKISVIGITAVPVEAQDGDVSSTKDKNDPEFRVTIKRTWGCGKVSSTSEPPGAQMDSTGTVSVFKRLGKKPD
- the C25H19orf47 gene encoding uncharacterized protein C19orf47 homolog isoform X4, whose product is MCKAATELLCPSSPNVQAELRRNASSAASRMITNSLSRDPPPAAPLRQRPHTSKISVTVSNKLAATKAGLGDMADGNPTIPAKRRRVTAEMEGKYIINMPKGTTPRTKKILEQQAAKGLQRTSVFDRLGAEAKADTTTGGKPTGVFSRLGDTLGTNRDKATDSDDDCSVLQYAGVLKKLTKPPRKESAEPTGGTVKAKATSSEAKLVTTTATQRLSQRNIATAAVKPSSKISVIGITAVPVEAQDGDVSSTKDKNDPEFRVTIKRTWGCGKVSSTSEPPGAQMDSTGTVSVFKRLGKKPD